A single region of the Triticum dicoccoides isolate Atlit2015 ecotype Zavitan chromosome 2B, WEW_v2.0, whole genome shotgun sequence genome encodes:
- the LOC119362212 gene encoding uncharacterized protein LOC119362212 — MMECNREEASMAREIAVKKLEDKDFAGARKIALKAQMLFPELENISQLLSVCTVHCAAEARVNGEPDWYAILQVEATTDHANIRKQYLRLAFSLHPDKNCFPGAEAAFKLVAEAHSILCDQTKRSHYDIRRQYASRKVPKQATQQQKKSGTSKCDVPGYELTFWTICGHCQMRYQYHNHVLNTLIRCLNCENNFFAYKYNLQEQYVPTSSSVPTNSQVPTKTFPSQQGRRVKLSSAQETTGPNPRMNAAQCDGYMKGYSRPTMGEKASQSRTTSGQSQFSAMNQEKPAVPTANEHMGGWSIPDPPDPSIIGRPKSGRADASAASNAMNVPSQSRTTSGQNQSSAMSQEKPAVPTANEHMGGWSIPNPPDPSIIDRPKSGRADASAASNAMNVPGPAKLSSTSVNTYAKIRINVAERDIKGHDNPSGEKEANESYTTKGKVKIPAKTESKSSAQTVNMKTGVFDRKNSGIEDVSTVLNAAGSPTLRRSARRTQDADGSSSLSYNSKKKRRKNTFPANADLNGKQIFDDNVTNADRQSVPSDVSGKVDIQEEAKTPDIGDQDNIRAEVTDTVGQSQPCYSVKLSFPDADFFDFEKLRDASLFATGQIWALYDNLDGMPRYYARIKSLDASNFKVHLTWLERIAMNEAEEKWSDEELPVACGSFSLGTTEISQDRLMFSHIVSWTKGKRRKYEVHPSKGEVWALYKGWNMQWGSDADNHRSYEYEVVEVLSDFSVSAGVTVVPLVRIEGFVCLFATVKEKSEIVVAPSELLRFSHSVPFYRTNGNEKVGVPGGFLELDTACLPIDLDAAFPCVSLHSYMSPGKKEGSTSIDLSTGSASSRGKHEHISSEPKTSLQKNPNGPNALGDFSEQNSPSLVYTYPDSEFYNFEECRSCEKFERGQIWALYSDVDNFPKFYGWVSKVELEPFKVYLTWLEACPQAEQEKQWLEQDIPVSCGKFKIRNWTTMYETNDTFSHLVCTGHDPKQQIEIFPQVGEIWVIYMDWTPDWTPSSPHACGFGIGEIIERTEASTKVSLLTQVNGYTAVFKPGKRKRVVEIPTRHNLKFSHRVPSFCLTEENGGKLSGFYELDSASVPDVFLYKHA; from the coding sequence ATGATGGAGTGCAACAGAGAAGAGGCTTCCATGGCCAGGGAAATTGCTGTAAAGAAGTTGGAAGATAAAGACTTCGCTGGTGCCCGAAAGATTGCACTTAAAGCTCAGATGCTATTTCCAGAGCTTGAAAATATATCTCAGCTGTTAAGTGTTTGCACTGTACACTGTGCAGCAGAGGCAAGGGTGAATGGAGAGCCGGACTGGTATGCAAtccttcaagtggaggcaacaacaGATCATGCTAACATAAGAAAGCAATACCTCAGGCTTGCCTTTTCACTCCATCCCGATAAAAACTGTTTTCCTGGTGCTGAAGCTGCTTTCAAGTTGGTTGCTGAAGCTCATTCAATATTGTGTGATCAAACAAAGCGATCTCATTATGATATCAGAAGGCAGTATGCTTCCAGAAAAGTGCCGAAGCAAGCTACACAGCAACAAAAGAAGAGTGGCACAAGCAAATGCGATGTACCTGGGTATGAACTGACTTTTTGGACCATATGTGGTCATTGTCAGATGCGATATCAGTATCACAACCATGTCCTAAACACTCTGATCCGCTGTCTGAACTGCGAAAATAATTTCTTTGCATACAAGTACAACTTGCAAGAACAGTATGTGCCGACTTCATCGAGTGTACCCACTAATTCTCAAGTTCCAACAAAGACGTTTCCAAGTCAACAAGGCCGCCGTGTGAAGCTTTCTTCTGCACAGGAAACCACAGGTCCGAATCCAAGGATGAACGCGGCCCAGTGTGACGGTTACATGAAAGGGTATAGCAGGCCAACCATGGGCGAGAAAGCTAGTCAGTCAAGAACGACAAGTGGGCAAAGTCAATTTTCAGCAATGAATCAAGAAAAACCTGCTGTACCAACTGCAAATGAACATATGGGTGGATGGTCAATACCAGATCCTCCTGATCCAAGCATCATTGGCAGACCAAAGTCAGGTAGAGCAGATGCATCTGCAGCTTCAAATGCTATGAATGTCCCTAGTCAGTCAAGAACGACAAGCGGGCAAAATCAATCTTCAGCAATGAGTCAAGAAAAACCTGCTGTACCGACTGCAAATGAACATATGGGTGGATGGTCAATACCAAATCCTCCTGATCCAAGCATCATTGACAGACCAAAGTCAGGTAGAGCAGATGCATCTGCAGCTTCAAATGCGATGAATGTCCCTGGTCCTGCGAAGCTTTCATCTACAAGTGTAAACACATATGCCAAAATAAGGATAAATGTGGCAGAACGCGATATAAAAGGGCATGACAACCCTAGTGGTGAGAAGGAAGCTAACGAGTCGTATACTACAAAGGGGAAAGTTAAAATTCCAGCAAAGACTGAAAGTAAATCTTCTGCCCAAACTGTAAACATGAAGACAGGTGTTTTTGACAGAAAGAACTCGGGTATAGAGGATGTATCTACAGTGTTAAATGCTGCAGGATCCCCCACTCTCCGGAGATCAGCTAGGAGGACACAAGATGCTGATGGCAGTAGTAGCCTCAGCTATAATAGCAAAAAGAAGCGAAGAAAGAATACTTTTCCAGCGAATGCTGACTTGAATGGGAAGCAAATATTTGATGATAATGTCACTAACGCTGACAGGCAATCTGTTCCATCTGACGTGTCTGGCAAAGTAGACATCCAAGAGGAAGCTAAAACTCCAGATATAGGTGATCAGGACAATATCAGGGCAGAAGTTACAGATACTGTTGGTCAGAGTCAACCTTGCTATTCTGTGAAGCTTTCTTTCCCTGACGCAGATTTTTTCGATTTTGAGAAGTTGAGGGATGCTAGTCTGTTTGCAACTGGTCAGATCTGGGCCCTTTATGATAACCTTGATGGCATGCCAAGATATTATGCTAGAATAAAAAGTTTGGATGCGTCCAACTTTAAAGTTCATCTCACTTGGCTGGAGCGCATTGCAATGAATGAAGCAGAGGAGAAATGGTCCGATGAAGAACTGCCCGTTGCTTGTGGAAGCTTTAGCTTAGGAACAACAGAGATATCACAAGACAGACTCATGTTTTCGCATATTGTTTCATGGACAAAAGGCAAACGAAGGAAATATGAAGTACATCCCAGTAAGGGTGAGGTCTGGGCTCTTTATAAGGGATGGAACATGCAGTGGGGATCAGATGCAGATAATCATAGATCCTATGAATATGAAGTCGTGGAAGTCCTGTCAGATTTCTCAGTTAGTGCTGGCGTTACTGTTGTCCCATTGGTCAGGATTGAAGGCTTTGTCTGTTTATTTGCGACAGTTAAGGAGAAATCTGAAATTGTGGTAGCACCAAGTGAGCTACTTCGTTTTTCTCACAGTGTTCCGTTTTATAGGACAAATGGGAATGAGAAAGTTGGTGTCCCTGGAGGTTTTCTGGAACTTGACACTGCATGTCTCCCCATTGACCTGGATGCAGCGTTTCCTTGTGTTTCTCTTCACTCCTACATGTCCCCTGGCAAGAAAGAGGGCAGCACATCCATTGATTTGAGCACTGGCAGTGCAAGCAGTAGAGGAaaacatgaacatatttcttcTGAGCCAAAGACATCCTTGCAGAAAAATCCCAATGGTCCTAATGCTTTAGGTGACTTCTCTGAGCAAAATAGTCCCTCCTTAGTTTATACATATCCTGATTCTGAATTCTATAACTTCGAAGAATGCCGCTCATGTGAGAAGTTTGAACGTGGACAAATATGGGCTTTATACAGTGATGTTGACAACTTTCCTAAGTTCTATGGCTGGGTAAGCAAAGTCGAGCTAGAGCCTTTCAAAGTTTATTTGACCTGGCTTGAAGCTTGTCCCCAAGCGGAGCAGGAGAAACAGTGGTTGGAGCAGGATATACCTGTCAGCTGTGGTAAATTTAAAATTCGAAACTGGACAACCATGTACGAAACAAACGATACTTTCTCTCATTTAGTATGCACCGGACATGACCCAAAGCAGCAGATTGAAATTTTTCCGCAAGTAGGTGAGATTTGGGTCATCTACATGGACTGGACACCTGACTGGACTCCCTCGAGCCCTCATGCTTGTGGATTTGGGATCGGTGAGATCATCGAGCGCACTGAAGCTAGCACAAAAGTTTCTCTTCTTACTCAAGTCAATGGTTACACAGCGGTGTTCAAGCCTGGCAAGCGAAAGAGAGTTGTGGAGATACCTACAAGGCACAATCTGAAGTTCTCTCACCGGGTGCCCTCGTTCTGTCTGACGGAAGAAAATGGCGGCAAGCTCAGCGGCTTCTATGAGCTGGATTCAGCCTCTGTTCCAGATGTCTTCCTTTACAAGCATGCCTGA